A DNA window from Paraburkholderia sp. IMGN_8 contains the following coding sequences:
- a CDS encoding EAL domain-containing protein translates to MTSYIRIVSFRVTARLTAGFFVASVVSSSVHSNAAERVVSSGDAALAANVWQSGTIRLGSSTQPRFYTKCELAGIVSFIPATLIGPNAGPISNLSTACVLMINRSHKLSKGSDSIASSTSRSATLLHALPWTIGAPQPGERRDTVSNSMHSRAALVRFDRTRGTSQTEVASPPSDGATRNASEPHLAHAPGIVDQPVSPASVTLDPETATRLFGFVLLSVLFAIVLGAAGWFLSRWLRYDSSLLRAARVGLRRGEFRLEYQPVIAISEARCIGLEVLLRWNHAKYGGLGPAHYMPFIEKSRLIRPLTRFVFKQASDELREIGVSKSLYFSLTASVEYIASRSFTEDLDRADEGGMPSLIVKMDSTLIKAFSSRLILVMKQVREKGVRFALSGVRTEIELPVGMSFEMLKIDRDVLALDDCERSTRITALTKMGHELGAVVVVEGVENATHHDIARASHAELGQGFFYSRALNVTRLKEFLHRDNPKTSGSSATSTMLGWRVLNH, encoded by the coding sequence ATGACGTCCTACATTCGGATTGTCTCTTTTCGAGTGACGGCGCGCCTCACTGCTGGGTTCTTCGTCGCTTCCGTTGTTAGTTCGTCTGTGCATTCCAATGCGGCAGAAAGAGTTGTCTCGTCAGGTGACGCTGCGCTTGCGGCCAATGTGTGGCAGTCAGGAACTATCAGACTCGGCAGTTCCACTCAACCTCGCTTTTACACGAAGTGCGAGCTTGCCGGAATAGTCTCCTTTATCCCGGCGACCCTTATTGGACCTAATGCGGGGCCGATCTCGAATTTGTCTACTGCTTGCGTCTTGATGATCAATAGGAGCCACAAGCTAAGCAAGGGTTCAGATTCGATTGCGAGCTCGACGTCGCGGTCTGCGACGTTGCTGCATGCGTTGCCGTGGACTATCGGAGCTCCCCAACCGGGCGAGCGGCGCGATACGGTTTCAAATTCGATGCATTCAAGAGCCGCATTAGTGAGGTTCGACCGAACGCGCGGAACTTCGCAGACCGAAGTCGCGTCGCCGCCATCTGACGGTGCAACGCGCAACGCGAGCGAACCGCATCTGGCCCACGCACCGGGCATAGTGGACCAGCCGGTCTCGCCCGCATCGGTAACCCTGGATCCTGAAACGGCAACACGGCTGTTTGGTTTCGTCCTGTTGTCGGTCCTGTTCGCAATTGTGCTCGGAGCCGCTGGATGGTTTTTGAGTCGATGGCTGCGTTACGACAGCTCGTTGTTGCGTGCGGCGCGCGTAGGATTGCGACGGGGCGAATTTCGTTTGGAATATCAGCCTGTAATTGCAATAAGCGAGGCTAGGTGCATCGGCCTTGAGGTGCTACTGAGATGGAACCATGCGAAGTACGGCGGATTAGGGCCCGCGCACTACATGCCATTCATCGAAAAGAGCCGCTTGATTCGACCGTTGACACGTTTCGTATTTAAACAGGCCAGCGACGAGTTGCGTGAGATTGGCGTGTCGAAGTCCCTCTATTTCAGCCTTACCGCGAGCGTCGAATATATCGCAAGCCGCTCCTTCACGGAGGATCTCGACCGCGCTGACGAAGGCGGGATGCCTTCACTGATTGTGAAAATGGATTCGACCCTCATCAAGGCATTTAGCAGCCGGCTTATCCTCGTCATGAAACAGGTGCGCGAGAAAGGTGTGCGCTTTGCTTTGTCAGGCGTTCGAACGGAAATTGAACTGCCTGTGGGTATGTCATTTGAAATGTTGAAGATCGATAGGGACGTACTCGCATTGGACGACTGCGAGCGATCGACAAGGATCACTGCGCTGACGAAGATGGGACATGAGTTGGGTGCGGTGGTGGTTGTCGAAGGCGTTGAAAATGCGACCCATCACGACATCGCACGCGCGAGCCACGCCGAGTTAGGGCAAGGTTTTTTCTATAGCCGCGCCCTCAATGTCACGCGATTGAAGGAATTCCTGCACAGAGACAATCCAAAGACTTCGGGGTCGAGTGCAACCTCGACCATGCTAGGCTGGCGTGTTCTGAATCACTGA